The following are from one region of the Deltaproteobacteria bacterium genome:
- a CDS encoding ATP-binding protein — protein sequence MILNTEELVSLVHPPSASVRLAKLERERRKTKAAPATVIGHELVLGENRHAGKTMTVTLNAEQRSRHAYLIGASGTGKSTLLLNLIVQDIQSGQGIGVLDPHGDLIDAVLSHVPEERYNDVVLLDPSDDQYPVGFNILSAHSELEKTLLASDLAAIFRRFSTSFGDQMQAVLSNAILAILENERGGTLLDLRRFLTEKPFREEYLRSVTDPEISYYFQREFPLLKGSPQAPILTRLNTFLRPKPIRYMVAQREGLDFGRIMNDGKIFLAKLSHGLIGEENSYLLGALLVTKFHQLAMGRQEMAAAGRRPFTLYIDEFHNFVTPSVASILSAARKYRLGLVLAHQEMRQLWDQDANVGSAVLTNPCTRICFRVGDWDAKKLAEGFSSFNATDLQSLGVGEAICRVERAEHDFTLKTAPAPAVGAALADKRREEIIRRSRAQYARPRVEVEAILALAHADTAVADAPRAPAKTRRDAAPSREPTQPPAPAPPAAASSKDTVSAAAEKKTRLALVSPPLLGRGGREHKYLQHLVKRLAEDRGYRAVIEQPILAGAGSVDVSLEKGERRIACEISVTTETDHEIDNIQKCLAGGYETVIALSNDPKTVRRLKERSTAVLETKTQARVRFLQPEDLVLFLDELAAGEASGETTVRGYRVKRRYQSVSPEEAELRKQAIAQVLGGRAKGSGGRT from the coding sequence ATGATCCTGAACACCGAAGAACTCGTCTCGCTCGTCCACCCGCCGTCTGCATCGGTGCGTCTCGCGAAACTCGAACGTGAACGACGGAAGACGAAGGCCGCGCCGGCGACCGTCATCGGTCACGAGTTGGTGCTTGGTGAGAACCGCCATGCCGGGAAGACGATGACGGTTACACTGAACGCTGAGCAGCGAAGCCGACACGCCTATCTCATCGGAGCGAGCGGTACTGGCAAATCGACATTGCTTTTGAATCTCATCGTGCAGGACATCCAGAGCGGCCAGGGTATCGGCGTCCTCGATCCGCACGGGGACTTGATCGATGCGGTTCTTAGCCACGTGCCCGAAGAACGGTACAACGATGTCGTTCTCCTCGATCCGTCGGATGACCAGTATCCGGTTGGGTTCAACATCCTCTCGGCGCACTCGGAGCTGGAGAAGACGCTGCTTGCCTCCGACCTCGCGGCCATCTTTAGGCGGTTCTCGACTTCCTTCGGCGACCAGATGCAGGCCGTGCTCTCAAATGCGATCCTCGCCATTCTGGAGAACGAGCGTGGCGGCACGCTTCTCGACCTTCGGCGGTTCCTCACCGAGAAGCCCTTCCGCGAGGAGTACCTCAGAAGCGTCACTGACCCGGAGATCAGTTACTACTTCCAGCGAGAGTTCCCGCTCCTCAAGGGTTCGCCGCAGGCGCCTATCCTGACCCGCCTCAACACCTTCCTGCGCCCGAAGCCGATCCGATACATGGTGGCACAGCGCGAGGGGCTCGACTTTGGCCGCATCATGAACGACGGCAAGATCTTCCTCGCCAAACTGTCCCACGGCCTGATCGGCGAAGAAAACTCTTACCTCCTCGGTGCGCTCCTCGTCACCAAGTTCCACCAGCTCGCCATGGGTCGGCAGGAGATGGCCGCGGCGGGACGGCGCCCGTTCACCCTCTACATCGACGAGTTCCACAACTTCGTGACGCCGAGCGTGGCCTCAATCCTCTCTGCCGCGAGGAAGTATCGGCTCGGACTCGTCCTGGCCCATCAGGAGATGCGACAGCTCTGGGATCAGGACGCGAACGTGGGCAGCGCCGTTCTCACCAACCCCTGTACGCGCATCTGTTTCCGCGTCGGCGACTGGGACGCGAAGAAACTCGCCGAGGGCTTTTCATCATTCAATGCCACCGACCTCCAGAGTCTCGGAGTGGGTGAAGCGATCTGCCGTGTGGAACGTGCCGAGCATGACTTCACTCTCAAGACCGCTCCAGCGCCAGCAGTCGGTGCTGCGCTCGCAGACAAGCGGCGCGAAGAGATCATCCGACGTTCACGCGCGCAGTATGCAAGGCCACGCGTCGAGGTGGAGGCTATTCTTGCTTTAGCACATGCCGATACGGCGGTAGCTGATGCGCCAAGGGCGCCAGCGAAAACGCGGCGCGATGCCGCACCATCACGCGAGCCGACACAACCGCCAGCGCCAGCTCCACCAGCCGCAGCGTCGTCAAAAGACACGGTGAGCGCAGCGGCGGAGAAGAAGACTCGCCTCGCTCTCGTCTCTCCACCTCTTCTGGGACGTGGCGGACGGGAGCACAAGTACCTCCAGCATCTCGTGAAGCGGCTGGCCGAAGATCGCGGCTACCGCGCTGTGATCGAGCAACCGATCTTGGCAGGCGCGGGAAGCGTCGATGTGTCCTTGGAGAAGGGCGAGCGGAGGATCGCTTGCGAGATCTCGGTCACCACCGAGACCGACCATGAGATCGACAACATCCAGAAGTGTCTGGCCGGCGGCTACGAAACCGTCATAGCGCTCTCGAACGACCCGAAGACAGTCCGCCGCCTCAAGGAACGCTCGACGGCTGTATTGGAAACGAAGACGCAAGCGCGGGTCCGCTTCCTTCAACCGGAAGACCTAGTGCTCTTCCTGGACGAACTCGCTGCCGGCGAAGCGAGCGGTGAGACGACGGTGCGTGGATACCGCGTGAAGCGGCGGTATCAGTCTGTATCTCCCGAGGAAGCGGAACTGAGGAAACAGGCGATCGCCCAGGTCTTGGGTGGTCGGGCAAAAGGCAGCGGAGGACGAACCTGA
- a CDS encoding sigma-70 family RNA polymerase sigma factor has protein sequence MITTYREGLAAAAQSQKLNGQSNGDNSIEDLKQRARRGREACERLVVAHQPLVMSAAHKAYGPNRGYIEFEDLVSAGNEGILLALDRFDLKRRSRFNTYARWWIRNRILGETRRSRWGMRIPDAIYRRVVTPSRLTNTPVRQQLLGGEPPSEQMSMKLGKPLDEHLAHDLLAWTLAETVSLETPVGQTGKTRLGEFLRIDDGDPSMLVEESERSEEVRRLLGTLTPRQEQILRMRFGIGEQADYTLEEVASRFGVTRERIRELQNQAAEKIRFRGVLRKSIGAV, from the coding sequence TTGATTACGACCTACCGCGAAGGGTTGGCGGCCGCGGCGCAAAGTCAAAAACTCAATGGCCAATCGAATGGCGACAATAGTATCGAAGATCTCAAACAGCGTGCAAGGCGTGGACGAGAAGCATGCGAACGGCTCGTTGTGGCACACCAGCCGCTCGTCATGTCGGCTGCCCACAAGGCCTACGGCCCAAATCGAGGGTACATTGAATTCGAAGATTTGGTCAGCGCTGGCAACGAGGGAATTTTGTTGGCGCTTGATCGGTTCGACCTCAAACGTCGGAGCCGCTTCAATACGTACGCAAGGTGGTGGATTCGCAACAGGATACTGGGGGAGACTCGAAGGAGCCGCTGGGGAATGCGGATTCCGGACGCGATATACAGAAGAGTGGTAACACCTAGTCGGCTCACGAACACTCCGGTCCGTCAGCAATTGCTTGGAGGGGAGCCTCCTAGCGAGCAAATGTCGATGAAGTTGGGAAAGCCTTTAGACGAGCACCTTGCACACGATCTACTTGCGTGGACGCTGGCGGAAACGGTTTCTCTAGAGACCCCTGTCGGCCAGACCGGGAAGACGAGGCTTGGGGAGTTTCTGCGGATAGATGACGGTGATCCCAGCATGCTTGTTGAGGAGAGCGAGAGATCCGAAGAGGTACGAAGGCTCCTTGGAACGTTGACACCGCGCCAGGAGCAAATTCTACGAATGCGTTTTGGGATTGGTGAGCAAGCCGACTACACGCTTGAAGAGGTCGCGAGCCGGTTTGGAGTAACAAGGGAGCGCATCCGAGAACTGCAGAATCAGGCCGCTGAAAAGATTCGTTTTAGGGGGGTTTTGCGAAAATCTATAGGCGCGGTTTGA
- a CDS encoding ImmA/IrrE family metallo-endopeptidase has protein sequence MSQYSFPQFGLIESGHVLDPRVRDVAQGIRSTCRQSKRVPFDPFECAEYFGVTVHAATLPPGVSGRVVFDGEAPRIEFRPTDSERRIRFTVCHELGHLCFLERKPAYPKERNIRFTVSTIQAREEKLCNRIATELLMPRALFLRRLAGLTPCAESLTVLAGIFDVSTMAVARRICELAAWSVGVAELFVSESGVKHRWWRIAVKSSIRPKVDRQRIDQEIGRALSWVERVTDRRASHGTYWQATGPWEREVGQLAVRVWPYRRAQNIGFLAVVLYH, from the coding sequence ATGAGTCAATACAGCTTTCCGCAGTTCGGCCTCATCGAGTCCGGGCACGTCTTGGACCCTCGCGTTCGGGATGTAGCTCAAGGGATCCGCTCTACCTGTCGCCAGTCCAAGCGTGTGCCGTTCGATCCTTTTGAATGTGCAGAGTACTTCGGCGTGACGGTTCACGCCGCTACCCTTCCGCCAGGCGTTTCTGGGCGCGTTGTGTTTGACGGAGAGGCTCCAAGAATTGAATTCCGTCCTACTGATTCAGAGCGAAGGATTAGGTTTACCGTGTGCCATGAACTGGGGCATTTGTGCTTCCTTGAGAGGAAACCCGCGTATCCTAAAGAGCGCAACATCAGGTTTACGGTGTCGACCATTCAGGCAAGAGAGGAGAAGCTTTGCAACCGGATCGCCACTGAACTCTTGATGCCGCGCGCACTCTTTCTCAGGCGCCTCGCTGGCCTGACGCCATGTGCCGAATCCTTGACCGTGCTTGCGGGAATCTTCGATGTCTCCACGATGGCGGTCGCGCGCCGCATCTGCGAGCTGGCGGCATGGTCGGTTGGCGTGGCCGAATTATTTGTCAGTGAGTCCGGCGTGAAGCACCGGTGGTGGCGAATTGCAGTGAAGAGCAGTATCCGTCCGAAGGTTGATCGCCAACGTATCGATCAAGAGATTGGCCGTGCACTGAGCTGGGTCGAGCGGGTCACGGATCGCCGCGCAAGCCATGGAACGTATTGGCAAGCAACTGGTCCCTGGGAGCGAGAAGTCGGGCAGCTAGCGGTACGGGTTTGGCCGTATCGTCGTGCACAGAACATTGGGTTTTTGGCGGTCGTCTTGTACCATTAG
- the guaA gene encoding glutamine-hydrolyzing GMP synthase: MLTDTNNLAIIDLGGQYCHLIARRLRDIGVDSHIYGPDVPTEVLSQHRGVILSGGPQSVYNQGAPSIDEGVLHLGVPVLGICYGHQLLAKMLGGEVAHREGEYGFAALEVRTSDTLFRDTPRAQQVWMSHSDAVIALPRGATSIAGTDRCRNAAFADFKRRLFGVQFHPEVVHTEYGKNILRNFARGVCRIRGRSTPSGRIPILIEQIRAAAQRRSIFFLVSGGVDSTVAFVLCARALPKERILGLYVDTGLMRQGETEELRANLGSLGLGDRLRVKEASALFAERLRGVTGPEEKRHIIGRLFVEIQSDAMREYGIDQQHWLLGQGTIYPDTIESGGANGRAAIIKTHHNRCEEIQELMRQGRVIEPLAEFYKDEVRSVGKALGLPPRLTNRWPFPGPGLAIRCICSRSSGKAQPLSSEAARTVEVAKYEGALLPIQSVGVQGDARTYRMVVALRNRSKRLDYRTLQSLSTSLCNVHLETNRVVVLISSRPGVRLEQARICQRTIEAERVELLRQADFIVRSSMEKAGLTEKVWQFPVVLAPISFQGGETIILRPVNSEDGMTANFARLPVRFLRQIGDRIRRMSKVDAVFLDVTNKPPATIEWE, translated from the coding sequence ATGCTGACAGACACAAACAATCTAGCCATCATTGATCTCGGCGGCCAATACTGCCACCTCATCGCACGGCGGCTACGAGACATTGGCGTCGACTCTCATATCTACGGACCCGACGTGCCGACGGAGGTCCTATCGCAGCACCGCGGGGTCATTCTGTCGGGCGGCCCGCAAAGTGTCTACAACCAGGGAGCGCCAAGCATCGATGAAGGGGTGCTGCATTTGGGTGTTCCAGTTCTCGGCATTTGCTACGGCCATCAGCTCTTGGCGAAGATGCTTGGCGGCGAGGTGGCGCACCGTGAAGGGGAGTACGGATTTGCCGCGCTAGAGGTCCGCACCAGCGACACGTTGTTCCGCGACACTCCGCGCGCTCAGCAGGTCTGGATGAGTCACTCAGATGCGGTCATCGCTCTGCCTCGTGGCGCGACCTCCATTGCGGGCACAGATCGATGCAGGAACGCAGCGTTCGCCGACTTCAAACGCCGCCTATTTGGTGTTCAGTTTCACCCGGAGGTTGTTCACACGGAATACGGTAAAAACATCCTGCGGAATTTTGCCCGTGGCGTATGCCGAATAAGAGGGCGGAGCACGCCCTCAGGTCGAATTCCTATCCTGATTGAGCAAATTCGTGCTGCAGCGCAGCGACGGTCCATCTTCTTTCTTGTCAGCGGCGGGGTTGACTCGACGGTTGCGTTCGTCCTCTGTGCACGGGCATTGCCGAAGGAGAGGATACTCGGTCTCTACGTGGATACTGGTCTTATGCGGCAAGGCGAAACGGAGGAACTCCGGGCGAACCTTGGGAGCCTAGGATTGGGTGATAGACTAAGAGTGAAGGAAGCTTCGGCGCTATTCGCAGAGCGATTGCGCGGGGTCACTGGTCCGGAAGAGAAGCGGCACATCATTGGCCGCCTATTCGTCGAGATTCAATCGGACGCGATGCGTGAGTACGGAATTGATCAACAGCACTGGCTTCTCGGACAGGGTACGATTTATCCGGACACTATCGAATCCGGCGGGGCAAATGGACGAGCGGCCATCATAAAAACGCATCATAATCGGTGTGAGGAGATTCAAGAATTGATGCGGCAGGGGCGCGTTATTGAACCGCTTGCGGAGTTCTACAAGGACGAAGTGCGCAGTGTTGGGAAGGCCTTGGGACTACCCCCGAGGCTTACAAATCGTTGGCCGTTTCCGGGCCCTGGCTTGGCGATTCGCTGCATTTGTAGCCGTTCCTCGGGTAAGGCACAGCCCCTGTCCAGCGAAGCTGCGCGTACTGTCGAGGTGGCAAAGTATGAGGGCGCACTGCTGCCGATTCAGAGTGTTGGTGTTCAGGGCGACGCACGAACCTATCGGATGGTGGTCGCGCTGCGCAATCGTAGTAAGCGACTTGATTACCGAACACTACAGTCGTTGAGCACATCTCTTTGCAATGTGCACTTGGAAACCAATCGCGTCGTCGTTTTGATATCAAGCCGTCCCGGCGTGCGGCTAGAGCAGGCCCGGATCTGCCAGCGGACAATTGAGGCGGAACGGGTAGAATTGTTGAGGCAAGCCGATTTCATAGTCAGATCGTCGATGGAGAAGGCCGGTCTCACGGAAAAGGTATGGCAGTTCCCGGTTGTATTGGCCCCGATCTCTTTTCAAGGGGGGGAGACGATCATCTTGCGGCCGGTGAATTCGGAAGACGGTATGACGGCGAATTTCGCGAGACTACCGGTTCGGTTTCTCAGGCAGATCGGGGACCGGATACGGAGAATGTCCAAGGTGGACGCTGTGTTTTTGGACGTCACCAATAAGCCCCCAGCGACAATAGAATGGGAGTGA
- the radC gene encoding DNA repair protein RadC: MDSHSDGHQLSLPFGTIAPRVAEHAALDVPEPRIIRRGGWPTGSAPPLPIDLTDAQLLTRLLGPATSLVCERLATIYESFRHLAGAKPSELRDHGLKPAAIERLCIVFEIAKRFGEHEFKPGVPLRGSQDIYAHFREHLAAEVCEYFYAVLLDNKHRKLRDIVVSQGSLTASIVHPRDVFAHVVRFSAAAVIFVHNHPSGDPTPSQEDIDITRRLREVGDLVGVRVLDHIVIGKGRYVSFVDDGYWS; the protein is encoded by the coding sequence ATGGACTCGCATAGCGACGGCCATCAGCTCTCACTGCCCTTCGGCACCATCGCACCAAGGGTGGCCGAGCACGCTGCGTTAGACGTACCGGAGCCAAGGATCATTCGTCGAGGCGGGTGGCCAACCGGCTCTGCGCCACCCTTGCCGATTGACCTCACAGACGCGCAACTGCTCACGCGGTTGCTCGGACCTGCTACCTCGCTCGTATGCGAGAGACTCGCAACGATCTACGAAAGCTTCCGTCATCTTGCAGGCGCCAAACCGAGTGAGCTACGCGATCACGGCTTGAAGCCCGCCGCAATCGAACGGCTCTGCATCGTCTTCGAGATCGCAAAGCGTTTCGGCGAGCACGAGTTCAAGCCTGGAGTACCGCTGCGCGGTAGCCAGGACATCTACGCCCACTTTCGTGAGCACCTCGCGGCCGAGGTCTGCGAGTACTTCTACGCCGTACTGCTCGACAACAAGCACCGAAAGCTGCGCGACATCGTCGTCAGCCAGGGGTCGCTCACGGCATCGATCGTTCATCCACGAGACGTGTTCGCTCACGTGGTGCGATTCAGCGCCGCCGCCGTCATCTTCGTGCACAACCACCCGAGCGGCGATCCGACTCCGAGCCAGGAGGACATCGACATCACGCGTCGGTTGCGTGAGGTCGGCGACTTGGTTGGGGTGCGTGTTCTCGATCACATCGTGATCGGCAAGGGCAGGTATGTATCCTTCGTCGACGATGGGTACTGGAGTTGA
- a CDS encoding DUF2958 domain-containing protein, whose translation MQLLPKHIEKLLPPLYSQEERGDSAIAVVKFFTPWSNWTWYASEYGPEERLFFGVVVGHEREFGYFSLDELGTIRGPGDLTIERDLYWKPKPLKECR comes from the coding sequence ATGCAACTGCTCCCCAAGCACATTGAGAAGCTACTTCCGCCGCTGTACAGCCAAGAGGAGCGAGGCGACAGCGCGATCGCCGTCGTGAAGTTCTTTACACCCTGGTCCAACTGGACGTGGTACGCGAGCGAGTACGGTCCCGAGGAGCGTCTGTTCTTCGGCGTGGTCGTCGGACACGAGCGAGAGTTCGGATACTTCTCACTCGACGAGTTGGGAACGATCCGCGGACCGGGCGATCTCACGATCGAGCGTGACCTCTACTGGAAGCCGAAGCCGCTCAAGGAGTGCCGCTGA
- a CDS encoding type IV secretion system DNA-binding domain-containing protein: protein MIRADNDVARFARTNFRNERKVFGIKRADRRAHMYVVGQTGTGKSTLIETLISQDLESGEGLVVFDPHGDLIQRVLSRVPEHRREELIYFNAPEPEQPLGFNPLERVPESKRPLAASAVLDAFRKLWEDSWGPRMEHILRNALLGLLDQPSATLADVLPLLMDRNYRRAAIRHMTNQQVRAFWSREYEGYPPYFRASAIAPIQNKIGAFLADPLLHKILAGSETTLNLREIMDERKILLVDLAKGKMGGDASALLGALLVASVGWSAFGRAEVPEKDRADFYVYLDEFHTFASLSLASMLSELRKYRVGLILAHQYVGQLEPPMRDAVFGNVGTIISFRVGLDDAKVLAREFYPEFAEIDLISLPNHRIYLKLMIDGTPSKPFSADTLPPED, encoded by the coding sequence GTGATCAGAGCCGACAACGACGTTGCCCGTTTTGCCCGGACGAACTTCCGTAACGAGCGGAAGGTCTTTGGCATCAAGCGCGCCGACCGCCGCGCCCACATGTATGTCGTGGGCCAGACCGGCACGGGAAAGTCGACCCTGATCGAGACGCTCATCAGCCAGGACCTCGAGTCCGGCGAGGGTCTGGTCGTATTCGACCCGCATGGCGACCTTATCCAGCGGGTGCTGTCGCGCGTGCCGGAACACAGAAGAGAAGAGCTGATCTACTTCAACGCCCCGGAGCCAGAGCAGCCGCTGGGCTTCAATCCGCTGGAGCGGGTGCCGGAGTCCAAAAGACCGCTTGCCGCGTCGGCCGTCCTCGATGCCTTCAGAAAGTTGTGGGAAGACTCCTGGGGGCCGCGCATGGAACACATTCTTCGCAACGCTCTGCTCGGGCTTCTCGATCAGCCCTCGGCTACGCTCGCGGATGTTCTTCCGCTCTTGATGGATCGCAACTACAGGCGAGCGGCGATCAGGCACATGACGAACCAGCAGGTGCGGGCGTTCTGGTCACGCGAGTACGAAGGGTACCCGCCCTACTTCCGGGCCTCGGCCATCGCGCCGATTCAGAACAAGATCGGAGCGTTCCTAGCTGACCCGCTCTTGCACAAGATTCTCGCAGGATCGGAGACCACGCTCAATCTCCGAGAAATCATGGACGAGCGGAAGATCCTGCTCGTTGATCTTGCCAAGGGAAAGATGGGCGGTGATGCCTCTGCCTTACTCGGAGCTCTGCTCGTGGCCAGCGTGGGCTGGTCCGCCTTCGGCCGCGCGGAAGTGCCGGAGAAGGACCGCGCCGACTTCTACGTCTACCTGGACGAATTCCACACGTTCGCCAGCTTGAGCCTGGCCAGCATGCTCTCCGAACTGCGGAAGTACCGAGTGGGCCTCATCCTCGCACATCAATATGTCGGACAGCTCGAGCCTCCGATGCGCGACGCGGTTTTCGGAAACGTCGGGACCATCATCTCCTTTCGAGTCGGACTCGACGATGCGAAGGTTCTGGCGCGGGAGTTCTATCCGGAATTTGCTGAGATCGACCTCATCAGCCTGCCCAACCACCGTATCTATCTGAAGCTGATGATCGACGGCACGCCGTCCAAGCCCTTCAGTGCCGACACGCTCCCTCCCGAGGACTGA